In the genome of Paenarthrobacter ilicis, the window GGGTTTCTCCACACCTGTGGATAACTTTGTCCTCAAACGATCGAGGATTGGGGATAAATATGGACTGTTTGACCGTGGTGTGCATAACCCTGTTAATAGCGCCGCTCAGAGCTGTGTATCAACAGGTTTATCAACACTGTTAATAACTTACACACGTGTAGTTTAGGCCCGGTGTGAGGCTTGGATCGCCGGGATCTAGGCACTCCGACCGAGGAAACCCACAAGTTTTCCCCACTTGTGGATAACTTTTCGGAGGGAGCCTGTTATTAAGTGGGTAACCAACTGCGGGATGTTCACGTGCGCTGGGGATGAACCTCGTGGGCATTTCAGAGCAAGAACGAACACAACTACACCGTTGTGTTGAACGCCAGATGAAGCCTGGCGAACTATCCACAGGGTCATGCACAGTGGGCATAAACCAGGGCTGAGCCGGGAACCCCATTAATCGGCGGCATGGCGCTTGGATGGCTGGGGATACATGGATGTCCACAAGAGTTATCCACGCCTGTGGATAAAGTTACGCACTTCTGTGGAAATGACTCTGCGGAATGAGGGGGAAAACGCAGGGAAGGCGGGTTACCGCGGACTCGGGGCGGATGAGTCCGGACTCAGTTGGCCCAGATCCCTGACGTGCCGCGTCTGTGGCTATCAACCAAGTGGGTGTCAATGATGCCGATGGCTTCCATCAGCGCATACATGGTGGTGGGACCAACGAAGGCGAAGCCCTTTTTGCGGAGTGCTTTGGACAAAGCGATGGATTCAGGGGATGTGGTGGGGATGTCAGCGAAGGTACGCGGCGCCGGCGTGGACTCGGGCTGGAACGACCAGACGAAGTCCACCAACCCACCTTCCTCCCGCAGGGCGATGGTGGCCTTGGCATTGGTGATGGCGGCGTGGATCTTCAGTCTGTTACGAACGATGCCGGCGTCCAGCATGAGCCGCTCCACATCCGCCTCCGTAAAGGCAGCAACGCTCTCAGGATGAAAGTCCAGGAATGCCTTCCTGAAGGATTCCCGCTTCCTGAGTATGGTTGCCCAGGACAGGCCAGCCTGAAAGGCCTCCAGGCTGATGCGCTCATACATGCCCTGCTCATCACGGACGGGCATTCCCCACTCGTGATCGTAATAAGCCTGCATCAAGGGGTCCGCAGCGGCCCACAGGGGACGGGCCAAGCCATCCGGTCCCACAACGAGTCCGTTCTCCGTCATGGCAGCTCCTTTGCTCCGGCCTTGCGCTCAGTTTGCTTGGGTTCACCCAGGCCAGTGACACGCATGGTGATGTTGATCCGCCCACGGGACAGGCCGCAGTCCTCCGGCGCAGTGCCTTGGAGAACCTTGGGAATGCCGTGATACGCGAATCGGGACGGTCCGCCGAAGACGAAAAGATCCCCGGACCCCAGCTGGACATCCGTGTAGGGCTTGGTGCGGGTCTTTGTATTGCCGAACCGGAAAATGCAGGACTCTCCAATACTGAGGGAGACCACCGGAGCATTGGAGTGCTCATCTTTGTCCTGGTGCATCCCCATGGCAGCGCCGTCATCATAGAAGTTCACCAAGGCGGCGTCCGGGGTGTAATCACTGGCAGTCACTGACAGCGACGAATCGTTTCCTCCGTCCACACCGGTGGCGGCTTG includes:
- a CDS encoding DNA-3-methyladenine glycosylase I, translating into MTENGLVVGPDGLARPLWAAADPLMQAYYDHEWGMPVRDEQGMYERISLEAFQAGLSWATILRKRESFRKAFLDFHPESVAAFTEADVERLMLDAGIVRNRLKIHAAITNAKATIALREEGGLVDFVWSFQPESTPAPRTFADIPTTSPESIALSKALRKKGFAFVGPTTMYALMEAIGIIDTHLVDSHRRGTSGIWAN
- a CDS encoding alpha-ketoglutarate-dependent dioxygenase AlkB family protein, which translates into the protein MTDDALFPLELVHPDLHDAGPRLIAPGAVHIPGWLTAEQQRWIVARFGEWTRGPVPLRAATLPGGHKMSVRTVCLGWHWQPYKYTREATDVNGQPVLDFPEWMVRLGQKAIQAATGVDGGNDSSLSVTASDYTPDAALVNFYDDGAAMGMHQDKDEHSNAPVVSLSIGESCIFRFGNTKTRTKPYTDVQLGSGDLFVFGGPSRFAYHGIPKVLQGTAPEDCGLSRGRINITMRVTGLGEPKQTERKAGAKELP